GCCGCCCCCGTAGGCTGGAGGCATGGCGGAGAAGTCCTGGTCCCTCGGTCGCGCACTGCGCGGCATGTTCGTCAAGCCCACGATCGACGAGACGACGTGGGAAGACCTCGAGACCGCGCTGATCACGGCGGACTTCGGGCCGGACATCACTGAGCAGCTGCTCGATGAGCTGCGCGAGAAGGTCGACAAGTACCGCACCACAGACCCGAGGGATCTGCAGCGGATGCTGCGCGAGACTCTCGAAGACCGCTTCGCGAAGTTCGACACGACGCTGAAGCTCACCGAGCGGCCCGCTGTCGTGCTCGTCGTCGGGGTGAACGGCGTCGGCAAGACGACCACCATCGGCAAGTTCACGAAGTTCCTGCGCGGGTACGAGCGCAGCGTCGTCGTCGGCGGCGCCGACACGTTCCGCGCGGCTGCCGTCGAGCAGCTGGCCACCTGGGCGCAGCGCGGGGGAGCGGCGATCGTGCGACCTCAGCACGAGGGTCAGGATCCGGCATCCGTCGCCTTCCAGACGGTGGAGTATGCCAAGCAGCACGGCACCGAGATCGCGATCATCGACACCGCTGGGCGACTGCACACCAAGGGCGGGCTCATGGACGAGCTGTCGAAGGTGCGCCGCGTGGTCGAGAAGCTCGCCCCGATCAGCGAGGTGCTGCTCGTACTCGACGCCACGACCGGCCAGAACGGCGTGATGCAGGCCGAGGCGTTCCTGCAGCACGCGGGGGTGACGGGACTGGTCATCACCAAGCTCGACGGCTCGGCGAAGGGCGGTTTCATCCTCGCCGTGCAGGAGCGCACGGGCATCCCAGTGAAGCTGCTGGGACAGGGCGAGGGCATCGACGACCTGACCGGTTTCACGCCTCACGTGTTCGTGCAGTCGCTTGTCGGCGCGTAGGACTACCGCACGGGGATAGAGGCTGGTTTCATAGCGATATGGCGATCGAACACGACTACTTCGGAGTCCTCTCCTCGGGGCCCGACGGTGCCATCTTCTGGACCGAACGGGTCGAGTTCGGCGACCAGTCCGTCACGGTCGATCTGACCGCCCCGGACCAGGAGGACGTGTCACAGGCGGCCCTCGATGCGGCCGCCGGTCTGATCGCCGGCATCGAGGAGCTGGATGCCCGGGTACGGCGCGCGATGCTCGCCGAGGTCGATGATCGCACCAGCGAGGTCACCGAGTACATCCTGCAGCAGCAGGAGGTCTACGGCGATGAGCTGGAGGACGTGCTGGTCGACGTCAGCGGCGATGCGGCAGTCGACATCATCCGCTCGCTCAGCCTGATGAGCATGACGATCCTCGCCGACGAGCACGGCGGCAGCGACCCCTTCGTGGTGATGGAGTACGCGCTGGATGCCGATGCGACCGACGACGTGCTGCTTGTCAACCTCGACTCCGACGGCGCGGTCATCTCCGTCATGAGCGCGGACTAGCGGCTGGGTGCTTCGACAGGCTCAGCAACCCAGCCGCCGCGGAGCATCACACCGCCTGGGCGAACCCCAGGTCGGCGCTCTCGGCGATGTGGGCGAGGTGAGGCGGGATCTCCCGTCCCTTCGAGATCATCGACTGCGCCCACAGCCGCCCTGCCCGATACGACGAGCGCACCAGCGGCCCGGCGAGCACGCCCAGGAAGCCGATCCGCTCGGCCTCGCCCTTGAACTCGACGAACTCGTCGGGCTTGACCCAGCGCGCGACCGGCAGGTGCCGTGGCGTCGGGCGCAGGTACTGGGTGATGGTGATGATGTCGCAGCCCGCGTCGCGCAGATCCTGCAGCGCCTGGACGACCTCCTCAGGCTCCTCACCCATCCCGAGGATCAGGTTCGACTTCGTGATGAGTCCCGACTCGTGCGCCTGGGTGAGAACACCCAGCGAGCGCTCGTAGGTGAACGCCGGGCGGATGCGGCGGAAGATGCGCGGCACGGTCTCGACGTTGTGTGCGAACACCTCGGGGCGCGCGTCGAAGATCTGACCCAGGTACTCGGGGTTGCCGCTGTGGTCGTTGGCGAGCAGCTCGACGCCCGTGTTGGGGTTCTGCGCGTGGATCTGCCGCACGGTCTCGGCGTTCAGCCAGGCTCCGGTGTCGGGCAGATCGTCGCGGGCGACGCTGGTCACGGTCGCGTAGCGCAGACCCATCCGGGTGACGCTCTCGGCGACACGGCGGGGCTCGTCGGTGTCGTAGTCGGCGGGCTTGCCCGTGTCGATCTGGCAGAAGTCGCAGCGGCGGGTGCACTGCGAGCCGCCGATGAGGAACGTCGCCTCGCGGTCCTCCCAGCACTCGTAGATGTTGGGGCACCCGGCCTCCTGGCACACCGTGTGCAGGCCCTCATCCTTCACGAGCGAGTGCAGTGCCTGATACTCCGGGCCCATCTTCGCCTTCGTGCGGATCCACTCCGGCTTGCGCTCGATCGGCGTGGATGCGTTGCGGATCTCGAGGCGCAGCAGCTTGCGACCCTCCGGTGCGGCGGCGCTCACGCGGCAACCTCCTGCCCGGCGTACTCGGCGGCGAAGGCATCCGACACCGACTGGACGATGTCAGCGGGCGAGACGTCGGCCCCGACGATCTCGCTGATCGTGGTCACACCGGCATCCGTGATCCCGCACGGGATGATGCCGCGGAACCCGGCGAGGGTGTTGTCGCAGTTGAGGGCGAAGCCGTGCATGGTCACACCCTGCTGCACGCGAACGCCGATCGCGGCGACCTTGTCCTCCGACAGCGGACGGCGCACCCACACGCCGCTGCGTCCGTCGACCTGGTAGCCGTCGACGCCGAGGGGCTTGAGGATGTCGATCAGCAGGCGTTCCAGCCGCCGCACGTGCGCGACGACGTCCATGGGCTCGGGCAGACGCACGATCGGATAGCCGACGAGCTGACCGGGGCCGTGCCAGGTGATCTTCCCGCCGCGGTCGACGTCGACCACGGGCGTGCCGTCCTGTGGGCGCTCGTGCGGTTCGGTGCGCTTGCCGGCGGTGTAGACCGCCTCGTGCTCGAGCAGCAGAAGCGTGTCGGGACGGTCGCCGGCGACGA
This is a stretch of genomic DNA from Microbacterium sp. YJN-G. It encodes these proteins:
- the ftsY gene encoding signal recognition particle-docking protein FtsY; its protein translation is MAEKSWSLGRALRGMFVKPTIDETTWEDLETALITADFGPDITEQLLDELREKVDKYRTTDPRDLQRMLRETLEDRFAKFDTTLKLTERPAVVLVVGVNGVGKTTTIGKFTKFLRGYERSVVVGGADTFRAAAVEQLATWAQRGGAAIVRPQHEGQDPASVAFQTVEYAKQHGTEIAIIDTAGRLHTKGGLMDELSKVRRVVEKLAPISEVLLVLDATTGQNGVMQAEAFLQHAGVTGLVITKLDGSAKGGFILAVQERTGIPVKLLGQGEGIDDLTGFTPHVFVQSLVGA
- a CDS encoding DUF2004 domain-containing protein, with the protein product MAIEHDYFGVLSSGPDGAIFWTERVEFGDQSVTVDLTAPDQEDVSQAALDAAAGLIAGIEELDARVRRAMLAEVDDRTSEVTEYILQQQEVYGDELEDVLVDVSGDAAVDIIRSLSLMSMTILADEHGGSDPFVVMEYALDADATDDVLLVNLDSDGAVISVMSAD
- the lipA gene encoding lipoyl synthase — its product is MSAAAPEGRKLLRLEIRNASTPIERKPEWIRTKAKMGPEYQALHSLVKDEGLHTVCQEAGCPNIYECWEDREATFLIGGSQCTRRCDFCQIDTGKPADYDTDEPRRVAESVTRMGLRYATVTSVARDDLPDTGAWLNAETVRQIHAQNPNTGVELLANDHSGNPEYLGQIFDARPEVFAHNVETVPRIFRRIRPAFTYERSLGVLTQAHESGLITKSNLILGMGEEPEEVVQALQDLRDAGCDIITITQYLRPTPRHLPVARWVKPDEFVEFKGEAERIGFLGVLAGPLVRSSYRAGRLWAQSMISKGREIPPHLAHIAESADLGFAQAV
- the lipB gene encoding lipoyl(octanoyl) transferase LipB, with protein sequence MLDIRTAGLAPDYVPYLDGWELQRSIHREIVAGDRPDTLLLLEHEAVYTAGKRTEPHERPQDGTPVVDVDRGGKITWHGPGQLVGYPIVRLPEPMDVVAHVRRLERLLIDILKPLGVDGYQVDGRSGVWVRRPLSEDKVAAIGVRVQQGVTMHGFALNCDNTLAGFRGIIPCGITDAGVTTISEIVGADVSPADIVQSVSDAFAAEYAGQEVAA